A single Pedobacter sp. PACM 27299 DNA region contains:
- a CDS encoding polysaccharide biosynthesis protein: protein MFTKLEIVSRWIIFTIDICLSLLALLFAVILQHNFIIDKINFIGFYKSVLLVIAVNTMVFYSVKTFAGIVRYTSAQDSFRILFSVILSSLVIFFTNAVIIVGTGSSVVSNVAIVIYTLFSFLMLITYRIIVKYFFMYLKNAKLDKIRVIIYGAGEAGVATKRTFDHDAKVNKTIIAFVDDDLRKVGKTIDGVKILDASQLEHLIIKHEVDEIIFASYTIPTDRKNQVVDVCLEHNVKILNIPSPDVWARGQVTTAQIQNLNIEDLLNRKAIEIDIEGIQNQLKDKRILITGAAGSIGSEIVRQLLKFETGLIILCDQSETALHNIYLELEETHANTNFHAFIGDVKDEKRMEFLFETYKPHYVYHAAAYKHVPLMEDNPAEAIKTNVMGTKMIADKSVKHGVQKFVMISTDKAVNPTNVMGASKRIAEIYVQSLNNSLHHTNHIFSNGLSYINDLNAKPITKFITTRFGNVLGSNGSVIPRFKQQIERGGPVTVTHPEITRYFMTIPEACRLVLEAGCMGKGGEIFVFDMGKSVKIVELAKKMIRLAGLVPNEDIKIAFSGLRPGEKLFEELLNDNENTMPTHHEKIMIGKVREYDFNEVQMQLVKLAGYAVTDHTTKVVQQMKVIVPEFKSKNSIFEELDVERQEAPGIPQN from the coding sequence ATGTTCACTAAACTTGAAATTGTATCCCGTTGGATCATATTTACCATTGATATTTGTTTAAGCTTACTTGCTTTACTGTTTGCTGTTATTTTACAGCACAACTTTATCATTGATAAAATTAATTTTATCGGATTCTATAAGTCAGTACTGCTCGTAATCGCAGTGAATACTATGGTCTTCTATAGTGTGAAAACCTTTGCTGGAATAGTAAGATATACTTCCGCTCAGGATTCTTTCCGAATTTTATTTTCCGTTATTTTAAGTTCTTTAGTTATTTTCTTTACGAATGCGGTCATCATTGTCGGCACAGGGTCCTCAGTAGTAAGTAATGTTGCCATTGTAATATACACGCTGTTTAGCTTCTTAATGCTGATTACCTATAGAATTATTGTGAAATACTTCTTTATGTACTTAAAGAATGCCAAGCTCGATAAGATTAGAGTGATTATTTATGGCGCTGGTGAAGCTGGAGTAGCAACAAAAAGAACTTTTGATCATGATGCTAAAGTAAATAAGACAATTATTGCTTTTGTAGATGATGATTTAAGAAAAGTAGGAAAAACAATTGATGGAGTAAAGATTTTAGACGCTTCTCAATTGGAGCACCTAATTATAAAACATGAAGTTGATGAAATCATCTTTGCTTCTTATACGATTCCTACCGATAGGAAAAATCAGGTAGTAGATGTATGTTTAGAACATAATGTCAAAATACTGAACATTCCTTCTCCAGATGTATGGGCAAGAGGACAGGTAACTACTGCTCAAATTCAAAACCTGAATATCGAGGACCTTTTAAATAGGAAGGCAATTGAAATTGATATTGAAGGGATCCAAAATCAGTTAAAAGACAAAAGGATTCTCATTACAGGTGCTGCGGGATCTATAGGAAGTGAAATCGTTAGACAACTATTGAAGTTCGAAACAGGATTAATTATTCTTTGTGATCAGAGTGAAACAGCCCTGCACAATATCTATTTAGAATTAGAGGAAACTCATGCCAATACTAATTTCCATGCTTTTATAGGAGATGTAAAAGATGAGAAGCGGATGGAGTTTCTTTTCGAGACTTATAAGCCACACTATGTTTATCATGCTGCAGCATATAAGCATGTTCCTTTAATGGAAGATAACCCTGCAGAGGCCATTAAAACAAACGTAATGGGTACTAAAATGATTGCTGATAAATCAGTGAAGCATGGTGTTCAGAAATTTGTAATGATTTCTACAGATAAAGCAGTAAATCCTACTAATGTAATGGGGGCTTCTAAAAGAATTGCCGAAATCTATGTGCAATCTTTGAATAATTCATTGCACCATACCAATCATATCTTTAGTAACGGGCTAAGTTATATCAATGATTTAAATGCTAAACCGATTACTAAATTCATTACTACGCGTTTTGGAAATGTTCTAGGTTCTAACGGATCAGTAATCCCTCGTTTCAAACAACAGATCGAGAGGGGGGGGCCTGTTACTGTAACCCATCCTGAAATTACACGTTATTTTATGACCATCCCGGAGGCATGCCGTTTGGTATTAGAAGCAGGTTGTATGGGAAAAGGAGGAGAGATCTTTGTTTTTGACATGGGTAAATCTGTTAAGATTGTTGAACTGGCTAAAAAGATGATTCGATTAGCTGGCTTAGTGCCAAATGAAGATATAAAAATTGCTTTTTCGGGATTACGCCCTGGTGAAAAGTTATTTGAAGAGTTATTAAACGATAATGAAAATACTATGCCTACCCACCATGAAAAAATCATGATCGGTAAAGTAAGAGAATATGATTTTAATGAGGTGCAAATGCAATTGGTTAAACTGGCAGGTTATGCTGTAACAGACCATACCACTAAAGTAGTTCAGCAAATGAAAGTCATTGTTCCAGAATTTAAAAGTAAAAATTCCATCTTTGAAGAGTTAGATGTGGAACGCCAGGAAGCTCCTGGAATACCTCAGAACTAG
- a CDS encoding MraY family glycosyltransferase — MLYLVMLPLFFIGMLFYFKVADHFNIIDHPNERSSHSEITIRGGGIIYLFAALVALVLHPEFWMPILGLFIIGIISFVDDRITLSGKIRIVFHLAAVTLLFLSLGIFQLLPFWASILLYILVIGVINAYNFMDGINGITGAYSIVVLAGLQYVNYEVVNFIQPDLIWLSILASLVFLFFNFRKRAKCFAGDVGSVTVAFWIIFLLLKLILLTQNYSFILFLAVYGIDTVLTIIHRLKLKQNIFDAHRLHFYQILANEQKWPHLIVSSVYALLQLGIIVAVIFLPWSFVYVFLITTVPLVLIYCLIKPRIIVVTEM, encoded by the coding sequence ATGCTATACCTCGTAATGTTGCCGCTTTTTTTTATAGGAATGCTCTTTTACTTCAAAGTTGCAGACCATTTTAACATTATTGATCATCCGAATGAGCGTAGTTCTCATTCGGAGATTACCATTCGTGGAGGTGGAATTATCTATCTTTTCGCAGCCTTGGTAGCATTAGTCTTACATCCTGAGTTCTGGATGCCAATACTGGGATTATTCATTATTGGTATTATTAGTTTTGTGGACGACCGGATTACCTTATCAGGCAAGATTCGCATTGTTTTTCATCTGGCCGCAGTTACACTACTTTTTCTTTCCTTAGGGATTTTTCAATTGTTACCCTTCTGGGCCAGTATTCTTCTTTATATTTTGGTCATCGGTGTGATCAATGCCTATAACTTCATGGATGGAATTAATGGGATTACAGGTGCCTATAGCATTGTTGTTCTTGCTGGATTACAATATGTAAACTACGAAGTGGTTAATTTTATCCAGCCCGATCTGATTTGGTTGTCTATTTTAGCTTCTTTGGTTTTCTTGTTTTTTAATTTTAGAAAGAGAGCAAAGTGTTTTGCTGGTGATGTAGGGAGTGTAACCGTCGCTTTTTGGATTATATTCCTATTGTTAAAATTGATTCTATTGACTCAAAACTATTCGTTTATATTGTTCTTAGCAGTTTATGGCATAGACACTGTCTTAACAATTATACATCGTTTAAAATTAAAACAAAATATCTTCGATGCACATCGTCTACACTTTTATCAGATTTTAGCCAATGAACAAAAGTGGCCACATTTAATTGTATCATCTGTATATGCCTTATTACAATTGGGCATTATTGTTGCTGTGATTTTTTTACCGTGGAGCTTTGTGTATGTTTTTTTGATTACAACGGTCCCCTTGGTTTTGATCTATTGCTTGATTAAACCTCGAATAATTGTGGTAACGGAAATGTAA
- the rfbD gene encoding dTDP-4-dehydrorhamnose reductase, translated as MKNKILVFGGIGQLGTCIEKVSMERGLSSLLYLDEIHGNILDLDLLHQLFQKESPQFVINCAAYTAVDKAEDDFQLCKKINQDGAENLAGLCAEYNATLIHVSTDFVFEGNLPKLLNEQDIANPINVYGITKLDGELGIARLLEAHYIIRTSWLYSEFASNFVKTMRKLGTDRDELGVIVDQVGTPTYAIDLAGVILDIITIDNEKYGTYHYSNEGVTSWYDFAKGIFDISEIEVKLNPIPGSAYPTKAVRPAFSVMDKSKIKTTFGIVIPYWRDSLVKCINELNK; from the coding sequence ATGAAAAATAAAATTCTCGTATTTGGTGGCATTGGTCAATTGGGAACTTGCATAGAAAAAGTGAGCATGGAAAGGGGCTTGAGCTCCTTATTATATCTGGATGAAATTCATGGTAACATATTAGACCTTGATTTACTACATCAATTATTTCAGAAAGAATCCCCTCAGTTTGTAATTAACTGCGCCGCTTATACGGCTGTAGATAAGGCTGAAGATGATTTCCAACTTTGTAAAAAGATAAATCAAGATGGTGCCGAGAACTTAGCTGGTCTTTGTGCTGAATATAATGCTACGCTTATCCATGTTTCAACAGACTTCGTTTTTGAAGGCAATCTGCCGAAGCTGTTGAATGAACAGGATATTGCTAATCCAATAAATGTTTATGGTATAACTAAGCTGGATGGGGAACTGGGAATAGCTAGGCTTTTAGAGGCACATTATATCATAAGAACCAGTTGGTTATATTCAGAGTTTGCAAGTAATTTTGTAAAAACCATGCGTAAGCTAGGAACTGATCGTGATGAACTTGGTGTTATCGTTGATCAGGTTGGTACGCCAACTTATGCAATTGATTTAGCAGGTGTCATCTTGGATATTATAACCATTGATAATGAAAAGTATGGAACCTATCATTATAGCAATGAGGGGGTAACATCCTGGTACGATTTTGCTAAAGGTATTTTTGATATAAGCGAGATTGAGGTTAAATTAAATCCGATTCCCGGATCAGCCTATCCGACTAAAGCGGTAAGACCTGCATTCTCGGTAATGGATAAATCAAAAATTAAAACCACATTTGGTATTGTTATCCCGTATTGGAGAGATAGTTTGGTGAAATGTATAAATGAATTGAATAAATAA
- a CDS encoding mannose-1-phosphate guanylyltransferase, which yields MELEIHKNNYVLIMAGGVGSRFWPKSRNHFPKQFIDVLGVGKSLLQLTYDRFLKICPAENIYILTNEQYSELVKIQIPALSDDQVLLEPSRNNTAPCIAYASYKILQNNKDANIVVAPSDHLILKEQEFLNKIDQALSFTSSNNALLTLGINPTRPDTGYGYINFKSEAKSEICPVLRFMEKPDVEVAKGFLKTGRYLWNAGIFIWSAQSITEAFQKHATEIHELFSAGNAFYNTDQEAQFITDNYPSTPNISIDYAILEKADNVFTIPADIGWSDLGTWASLHAVAEKDVHQNVVNCKAASLEDTNNCMIHLPDGKAAVIKGLKNFIVVDDGKVLLIYPKSDEQEIKRVAGVMVEKFGPNYL from the coding sequence TTGGAACTAGAAATACATAAAAACAATTATGTCTTGATCATGGCTGGCGGAGTTGGTTCTCGCTTTTGGCCCAAAAGCCGTAATCATTTTCCTAAGCAGTTTATTGATGTTCTAGGTGTTGGAAAATCACTGTTGCAATTAACCTATGATCGTTTTTTAAAGATCTGTCCAGCGGAAAATATCTACATCCTAACTAATGAGCAATATAGTGAATTGGTTAAAATACAAATTCCTGCTCTCTCTGATGATCAGGTTTTACTTGAACCTAGTCGTAATAATACGGCGCCTTGCATTGCTTATGCTAGTTATAAAATCTTACAGAATAATAAGGATGCTAATATTGTGGTTGCACCCTCAGATCATTTGATCTTAAAGGAACAAGAATTTCTGAATAAAATAGATCAGGCATTGAGTTTTACCTCCTCAAATAATGCGTTATTAACCTTAGGAATCAATCCAACAAGACCTGATACTGGTTATGGTTATATTAATTTTAAGAGCGAAGCAAAAAGTGAAATCTGCCCTGTACTACGTTTTATGGAGAAACCAGATGTTGAAGTAGCTAAAGGCTTTCTGAAAACCGGCAGGTACCTTTGGAATGCTGGTATTTTTATTTGGTCAGCCCAATCTATAACTGAGGCTTTTCAGAAACATGCAACCGAAATCCATGAGTTATTTAGTGCTGGCAATGCTTTCTATAATACGGATCAGGAAGCGCAATTTATAACAGATAATTACCCTTCTACACCGAATATTTCAATCGACTACGCAATTTTGGAAAAAGCAGATAATGTATTTACTATTCCAGCAGATATAGGTTGGTCTGATTTGGGTACTTGGGCCTCATTACATGCTGTTGCTGAAAAGGATGTGCATCAAAATGTTGTGAATTGTAAAGCTGCTAGTCTTGAAGATACCAATAATTGTATGATACATTTACCTGATGGTAAGGCTGCAGTTATTAAAGGATTGAAAAACTTTATTGTGGTAGATGATGGAAAAGTTCTTTTAATTTATCCTAAGTCAGATGAACAAGAGATTAAACGTGTAGCAGGGGTGATGGTTGAAAAATTCGGTCCGAATTACTTATAG